In Penaeus chinensis breed Huanghai No. 1 chromosome 11, ASM1920278v2, whole genome shotgun sequence, a genomic segment contains:
- the LOC125030726 gene encoding NADPH:adrenodoxin oxidoreductase, mitochondrial-like isoform X1 codes for MYMLLRLGVSRLAARRFSTGAATTTAHVPKVCIVGSGPAGFYAAQQIIKSHETAEVDIYEKLPVPFGLVRYGVAPDHPEVKNCINTFTQTASKNRVTFLGNVDIGSDVTFSQLRQAYHAVILAYGNAKDRTLNIPGEELSGVLSARQFVGWYNGLPEDADLKVNLDVESVAVVGQGNVALDVARILLTPMDMLRKTDIPENVLACLDKSQVKYVTLIGRRGSQNVAFTIKELREMVNLPGCRPNLITGDYQHLKDLIPSLPRPRKRLLELLAKTALDAPAPALASAWASAQKEWRLRFLLSPVEVLAEADGQTVSGLKLAHNRLEGDGENQRAVQTEETETLECGLVLRSIGYKGIPIDSSLPFDHRTGTIANDNGRVKGQNGVYVSGWIGTGPVGVILSTMTSGFTSGKMLVADINSGQVDVSSAKGGKEEVLDILSEKGKKPVNFSDWNRLDKFETEVGAKLGKPREKVTNVQKMLNISHD; via the exons ATATGTTGCTGAGATTGGGTGTTAGTCGTTTGGCAGCACGTCGCTTTTCGACCGGTGCAGCAACAACTACTGCACATGTTCCAAAAGTATGCATAGTTGGCAGTGGCCCAGCAGGGTTCTATGCAGCACAACAAATTATAAAG agtCATGAGACAGCAGAAGTAGACATATATGAAAAATTGCCGGTTCCTTTTGGGTTAGTCCGATATGGTGTTGCTCCAGATCATCCTGAAGTGAAGAATTGCATTAACACCTTTACCCAGACTGCAAGTAAAAACAGGGTAACATTTTTGGGCAATGTGGATATTGGCTCAGATGTTACCTTTTCACAGCTTCGACAAGCTTATCATGCAGTTATTTTG GCCTATGGTAATGCAAAAGATAGAACACTGAACATTCCCGGTGAAGAATTATCAGGGGTACTGTCAGCAAGGCAGTTTGTTGGATGGTACAATGGGCTTCCTGAAGATGCTGACCTGAAAGTAAACCTTGATGTAGAGTCTGTAGCTGTTGTTGGACAAGGAAATGTTGCCTTGGATGTTGCAAGAATTCTTCTCACACCAATGGATATGTTAAGG aAAACTGACATTCCTGAAAATGTCTTGGCATGCCTTGATAAAAGCCAAGTGAAATATGTAACCTTGATAGGTCGAAGAGGATCACAGAATGTTGCCTTTACCATCAAGGAACTGCGAGAAATGGTCAACCTGCCAGGTTGTCGACCTAACTTAATAACAGGCGACTATCAGCATTTGAAAGATTTGATCCCAA GTTTGCCTCGCCCTCGGAAAAGATTGTTAGAACTGTTAGCCAAAACAGCATTAGACGCTCCTGCCCCTGCCCTTGCTTCAGCATGGGCATCAGCACAAAAGGAGTGGAGACTAAGGTTTCTGTTAAGCCCAGTAGAAGTTCTTGCAGAAGCTGATGGTCAGACTGTGTCTGGCTTGAAATTAGCACATAACAG ACTGGAAGGTGACGGGGAAAACCAACGTGCTGTACAGACAGAAGAAACCGAGACTCTTGAATGTGGGCTTGTCCTGAGGAGCATAGGCTACAAGGGCATCCCCATTGACTCTAGTTTGCCCTTTGATCACCGCACAGGCACGATCGCCAATGACAATGGCAGAGTCAAAGGACAGAATGGAGTTTATGTCAGTGGATGGATTGGCACTGGTCCGGTTGGTGTCATTCTGTCCACAATGACGAGTGGATTCACTAGTGGAAAGATGTTGGTGGCTGATATAAACTCAGGTCAAGTTGATGTTTCCAGTGCGAAAGGTGGTAAAGAAGAAGTACTGGATATTTTATCAGAGAAAG GTAAAAAACCAGTCAACTTCTCCGATTGGAACAGACTAGACAAGTTTGAGACTGAAGTTGGGGCCAAACTGGGGAAGCCACGAGAGAAAGTTACCAACGTACAGAAGATGTTAAATATCAGCCATGATTGA
- the LOC125030726 gene encoding NADPH:adrenodoxin oxidoreductase, mitochondrial-like isoform X2 — MLLRLGVSRLAARRFSTGAATTTAHVPKVCIVGSGPAGFYAAQQIIKSHETAEVDIYEKLPVPFGLVRYGVAPDHPEVKNCINTFTQTASKNRVTFLGNVDIGSDVTFSQLRQAYHAVILAYGNAKDRTLNIPGEELSGVLSARQFVGWYNGLPEDADLKVNLDVESVAVVGQGNVALDVARILLTPMDMLRKTDIPENVLACLDKSQVKYVTLIGRRGSQNVAFTIKELREMVNLPGCRPNLITGDYQHLKDLIPSLPRPRKRLLELLAKTALDAPAPALASAWASAQKEWRLRFLLSPVEVLAEADGQTVSGLKLAHNRLEGDGENQRAVQTEETETLECGLVLRSIGYKGIPIDSSLPFDHRTGTIANDNGRVKGQNGVYVSGWIGTGPVGVILSTMTSGFTSGKMLVADINSGQVDVSSAKGGKEEVLDILSEKGKKPVNFSDWNRLDKFETEVGAKLGKPREKVTNVQKMLNISHD; from the exons ATGTTGCTGAGATTGGGTGTTAGTCGTTTGGCAGCACGTCGCTTTTCGACCGGTGCAGCAACAACTACTGCACATGTTCCAAAAGTATGCATAGTTGGCAGTGGCCCAGCAGGGTTCTATGCAGCACAACAAATTATAAAG agtCATGAGACAGCAGAAGTAGACATATATGAAAAATTGCCGGTTCCTTTTGGGTTAGTCCGATATGGTGTTGCTCCAGATCATCCTGAAGTGAAGAATTGCATTAACACCTTTACCCAGACTGCAAGTAAAAACAGGGTAACATTTTTGGGCAATGTGGATATTGGCTCAGATGTTACCTTTTCACAGCTTCGACAAGCTTATCATGCAGTTATTTTG GCCTATGGTAATGCAAAAGATAGAACACTGAACATTCCCGGTGAAGAATTATCAGGGGTACTGTCAGCAAGGCAGTTTGTTGGATGGTACAATGGGCTTCCTGAAGATGCTGACCTGAAAGTAAACCTTGATGTAGAGTCTGTAGCTGTTGTTGGACAAGGAAATGTTGCCTTGGATGTTGCAAGAATTCTTCTCACACCAATGGATATGTTAAGG aAAACTGACATTCCTGAAAATGTCTTGGCATGCCTTGATAAAAGCCAAGTGAAATATGTAACCTTGATAGGTCGAAGAGGATCACAGAATGTTGCCTTTACCATCAAGGAACTGCGAGAAATGGTCAACCTGCCAGGTTGTCGACCTAACTTAATAACAGGCGACTATCAGCATTTGAAAGATTTGATCCCAA GTTTGCCTCGCCCTCGGAAAAGATTGTTAGAACTGTTAGCCAAAACAGCATTAGACGCTCCTGCCCCTGCCCTTGCTTCAGCATGGGCATCAGCACAAAAGGAGTGGAGACTAAGGTTTCTGTTAAGCCCAGTAGAAGTTCTTGCAGAAGCTGATGGTCAGACTGTGTCTGGCTTGAAATTAGCACATAACAG ACTGGAAGGTGACGGGGAAAACCAACGTGCTGTACAGACAGAAGAAACCGAGACTCTTGAATGTGGGCTTGTCCTGAGGAGCATAGGCTACAAGGGCATCCCCATTGACTCTAGTTTGCCCTTTGATCACCGCACAGGCACGATCGCCAATGACAATGGCAGAGTCAAAGGACAGAATGGAGTTTATGTCAGTGGATGGATTGGCACTGGTCCGGTTGGTGTCATTCTGTCCACAATGACGAGTGGATTCACTAGTGGAAAGATGTTGGTGGCTGATATAAACTCAGGTCAAGTTGATGTTTCCAGTGCGAAAGGTGGTAAAGAAGAAGTACTGGATATTTTATCAGAGAAAG GTAAAAAACCAGTCAACTTCTCCGATTGGAACAGACTAGACAAGTTTGAGACTGAAGTTGGGGCCAAACTGGGGAAGCCACGAGAGAAAGTTACCAACGTACAGAAGATGTTAAATATCAGCCATGATTGA
- the LOC125030771 gene encoding uncharacterized protein LOC125030771, whose product MTALVITASYMGNLIAFLTVFVKPTTMKTLKETMKFDFPIYARRQDSLVADLLTASEAPIYQELRERLIFYDHFPDLFSVLKESKGMFLASTSYLEYQFMCWGSHELYILEEKIFPTYNVWAFQRGTVWRYQFDKYLKMMAATGLVDKWQRDFLRTFRVANKYFKEETDKHKIILRPLNLQDLEGAFIIFVFGHLFSLFILALENRHSLKHYLKKAKENVFWALCRLKTNIIVSIERRRRLCRKNNNRKKGKPVKPRKFFEEKLHEDIEALRKVLQMHQPKGGIGVTNTRDQERALLLSRQSTSTSLIVPQERNVEAELVQCSDVVETE is encoded by the exons ATGACTGCTCTCGTGATCACCGCGTCCTACATGGGGAACCTCATCGCCTTCCTGACGGTCTTTGTGAAGCCCACCACGATGAAGACCTTGAAGGAGACGATGAAGTTCGATTTTCC CATCTACGCCAGGCGACAGGACTCCCTAGTAGCCGATCTGCTGACAGCCTCTGAAGCCCCTATTTATCAAGAGCTTCGGGAACGGCTGATCTTCTACGATCATTTCCCCGACCTCTTTTCCGTTCTGAAGGAGAGCAAAGGAATGTTCCTGGCCAGCACTAGCTACCTCGAATACCAGTTTATGTGTTGGGGTAGCCATGAGCTCTATATCCTCGAGGAGAAGATCTTTCCGACTTACAATGTCTGGGCTTTCCAGAGAGGGACGGTGTGGAGGTACCAGTTTGATAA GTACTTGAAGATGATGGCGGCCACGGGACTTGTGGATAAGTGGCAGAGAGACTTCCTAAGAACCTTCCGCGTAGCCAACAAATATTTCAAAGAGGAAACCGACAAACACAAAATCATTCTCCGTCCCTTGAATCTCCAAGACCTTGAGGGCgccttcatcatcttcgtcttcggccatttgttttcccttttcatcctcgCTCTGGAAAATCGTCACTCGTTGAAGCATTACCtgaagaaagccaaagaaaacgTGTTTTGGGCGCTGTGTAGGCTGAAGACAAACATCATCGTGAGCATCGAAAGGCGACGTCGCTTAtgcaggaaaaacaacaacaggaaaaagggaaaacctGTTAAGCCACGTAAGTTCTTTGAGGAAAAGCTACATGAAGACATCGAAGCTTTGAGGAAAGTCTTACAGATGCATCAACCAAAGGGTGGAATTGGAGTGACAAACACGAGGGACCAAGAAAGGGCTTTGCTTCTCAGTCGCCAGTCAACAAGTACGTCTTTGATTGTGCCGCAAGAGAGGAATGTTGAAGCAGAATTGGTACAGTGTTCAGATGTCGTGGAAACTGAGTGA